CGccaaccattttcttgaaatgGTGTGTTTCGGCAGTTTTTTTTGCTGTTCCTGGTTTGTTTTTGCACATGGTTCGATGAAAGTGTCTTTTGCTTCATTTGGAGATCATCAACGGCCAGCCAGCAATCCACGTCACGCTCTTGTATTCCAGGAAAACGGCTTGTGTTAACTTAGAAAAAAGGGGATCGTCACGTGGACGATGCCACCTTAAGCATTCCTGATCACAGACAAAGTAGTGGCATCACGCACAAAGCGGAAACTGCCGAGGCCTGTCCGGAAGAGCTGAGTTTTCTATGGACGCGTCAAACTGCGGCTCGGACGTCACTGCTCATCGCGTCATGGAGCCGAGGGCTAGAGGTCAATTGAAGTGGGAATTAGACACGGTGATGAACCCGACCGTCCGGGTACACAGTGTAACAGACCAAATATATTCGGACAAACGGATTGGAATTCGGTATAACATGATTGACTTGCCGTGGCACATCCTTTCGAATGCCAAAAACACGCTGATTAGAGATTAGTGATTTCAAGTTCCATACATGTTCCACCTAAAACTTGAAACTTACTTGTCGGAAcgcatttcttattttttggaatttagaaCCTATGTAGGTTCCAAGGTCAATACGAAGGTCTACCCGGGTTCTATTGTTTTGGCTAAGCCTAATACATATAGGGAGCGAATAGGTGTTTTTAATTTAACTCAGATAAATAATGCAGAATTAAAATAATCAAGAATCTTGTAATGCTTATACTAAATAGTAAATATAGGTGAGTAGATAGTAGAAGACAATGCACAAGAAATTATAGTGGTTTGGGTTTTTagtaagcctacgtccactctcccacactAGCAACCTACTAGTTGTATTCTATTAAGTAATCGATGAGAGATTACGGAAAAAATGTGATCGCTTAATCATAAACACTTCCAAATGAAGGGAGTTGTGCTGGTCATCTCACTCTACACATTTAATCCTGTATCATACCTCTCATAAGATTTCAAGTAAACGCTTAAGTagacaattttatcaaataaaactCTCTTGGAATAAGGATAATgaattcttgatctctcttaTCGGTTTTCGAGCTTTGTGCTCTTTACACTCCTCATCTTTCATAGCTCCCACTGGACGGAACCACTCCGAGGATCAACATCCAAAAACTAGCCGTTGGTTGATTGATAAAAATCACGAACCGTTAAGGTGAGAACAATCAGAATTTTGAGATGATTTGTTCACCCATACAAATAAATCCTAGAATCCTTAAACTAAGCATCTAATAAATATAATTGTCTAACAAGTGgttgccaatcaatcaagactcATTGAATGGATAGTCTCAAGAATATCTTTGAGATTGAttagtcaatcaatttaacttaggAACGCAATCCTAACTAGATAATTGACCATTAGCGGGGAAATTTAATCTGCTAAAATAAGCAAGAATAAGATTGATTAAACAATGAGGAtaaaattagggatcaaaatatATCTCGTCATGATTCTCGTATCGATGTCGTCCTTCACAAATCCCCGCTTCTATCGGAATAGAAGCATTAGGCAAATTAAGTCTTTAAAGACATTGAGATATATTCAAAGAGAATCCTAAAAGCATaaatcaaaatcttttcaaCAGAGTGTGgtaattttgtttccttcaaaattaAACTTCCCGATAGGTTTGtcctatatttttaattgaacgattgtagtGAATTATCACTTTTAATGACCATCAATGGTCATTACAATCTATTGAtcataattcatatttaaacacatgaataaatatgaaatattaataaagtaaaagtcgcTATCATAAATATCGCTAGAAAAGGAAGCTCAAATTAGTGGTATCGAATCAtgcactcatcatcggacatcATGGAATACGGCAAGATTGTCGGaaatggaacttgaaacctatttGTGGAAAcagattcctcaatttttgaaatataaaaCTACCTTATATATCTTGAAACCTATAACCGGACCGATTCTCCATCGGCCCGATTCCAGGTTCCAGGGTTATTAGAGCCATGCTCACACCTAACACTAATATTTTTGTTGTGCGATAGCCCGCAGAAATGTAAGGGTAAACGTTACATTTAGGAAAAAGCATTCAGGGAATTACCTTGGAAAGCACCATAGTATGAAGGTCGCCAACCATGGTGAGGGGCTCACCCAGATCTGGGGGAGGGTGTTGACCCTCGCCCGCCatagctataaaaaaaaagggggggaaaagccactaaaaaccctaaactatgctcattgtgacacatttaccccaaacttatgctcgtgtgacacatttaccccaaactttttgttgtgacactaaaaactccaaacttatattcttgtgacacatttacctcaaaattttgaggtaaatgtgttacactaatataagtttaggattttttatgtcacaaaaaaatattttggggtaaatatgtcacacgggtataagtttagggttttcaatgtcacaagaaaaagtttggggtaaatgtgtctcATGagtaaaaatttgggatttttggtgtcacaaaaaaaagtttagggtaaatgtgtcacggttGGCATAGTTAAgggtttttggtagtttttcccccaaaaaaaaaggaaaaaacaaaatagaaaatttcaaaaaattgttaattttttttttaaaaaaaattgctcactCGAGCATTGGTCGTGTCACGAAGAATGACCAACATCTACAACAgcaatttcaggccaaaattaaccgaatggactcaattggtaaaacgtgaaaatgtttaaaactcaattgtcACGATTAAAAGatctaggactaaattaacaaaattgcaatagatttacgactttttagacattttttccatttattcttTATATGTTCTTCCCTAATTAGTTCAAGAACTAATTCTTCTAAATAATCAATCAGGAGAAATTGCATGGCCTTGAGAAATTAGTTAAATCATCGCTTAAAAGAATTCAtgtatttcgattttttttttcttttcttttttttgggtcaaaatatttagatttcTTCAATTTGCATTACTTTTGGAGTCTACAGAATTAGTTGACCCATAAATGTCAACGTTATGGTGATATAATTCTTGTAGCCTGCGCAATCAAACAGAAACTGGGCAAGACATAAAGCCGAGCCGACGCCATATCGGGTTGATACGGTCGCATCCAATTCCATGTTCCCTCGGTGCGTTCTTTGCCTTCTCGTGATGAAGATGCAAACTTGGTGTCGCAAAACTGTTTCCTTCGCTTGTAACAAGTACGTGATTGCTGGATCAGTCGTCTCAAGGCCCGTTACCTCCTCCGCGACTCATGCAGCCGTCTCGGACCCAGATGCGTCAGAACCTGAGAGCTCGAATGAACCTTGTGTCATACAATCCAAGGACCTTCTTCGCAGAAGCTCAGGTCCTGGGACTGGGCTTCACGTCCTCGACTTATTCGATCGCGGTATGTTGCAGCCTGATCGAGCTCTTTACAACAGCATGCTCAGGAGATGTACCCAGTTGAAGAAGCTCAAAGAGGGGAAGTTGGTCAGTGCCCACGTTCTCAAGTCGATATTCAAGCATGATAGGCTGCTCCATAATACAATCCTCAATATGTATGCCAAGTGCGGCCTCATGGATGAAGCTCGGCAgttgttcgatgaaatgcccGTGAGGGATGTGGTTACTTGGACTACTATGATAACTGGGTATTCCCAGAACAACCAGTCTGATGGGGCGGTTGCTTTGTTTCCGCAGATGCTTTGGATGGGTTTGCAGCCAAATGAGTTTACATTGTCAAGCCTTCTCAAGGCTCTTGGGTTCTGGCCTAGCGATGAGTGCGGTAGGCAGCTTCATGCCTATTGTTTGAAATATGGATATTGCTCGAATCTTTATGTTGGTAGTGCTTTGGTTGACATGTATGTTAGGCATGACCGGATTGACAAAGCCCAGTCAATTTTCTGTCTGCTAGTGAACAAGAATGAGGTATCGTGGAATGCTTTGATTGCTGGATATGCTAGGAAAGGCGAGGGCGAGCGCGCTCTTTTTATGCTCCAGGAGATGCTGAGGGCTGGTTTCGAACCCACTCATTTCACGTACTCCAGTGCGTTTGGTGCCTTATCGGCTACCGGATCTTTGGAGCAGGGAAAATGGGTTCATGCACATATGATCAAATCAGGGGGGTCAGCTTattgaatttgtgggaaatgcTCTCCTCGACATGTATGCGAAGTCCGGTAGCATTGAGGATGCTGAAAAAGTTTTTATAGGTTGTTGAGACAGGATTTAGTTTCTTGGAATTCACTGCTCACTGGATATGCTAAACATGGGCGTGGGAGGGAATGTGTGAGCAAATTTGAAGAAATGCGGAGGGATAGGAATTCAACCGAATAACATAACCTTCCTCTGTGTTCTGAATGCTTGTAGTCATGCTGGACTTTTGGACGAAGGGCAGTACTATTTCCATTTGATGAAGAAATATAATGTGGAGGCACGCATTGTGCATCATGTGACGATAGTTGATCTTCTGGGTCGAGCGGGTCTTTTGGATCGAGCGAAAAAGTTCATAGAGGAGATGCCTATTGAGCCTACTGCGGAAATTTGGGGGCATTGCTTGGTGCTTGTAGGATGCATAAAGACATGAAGTTGGGTGCATATGCGGCGGAGCGGGTTTTCGAGCTCAATCCCAATGATTCGGGGCCCCTCGTGTTGTTGTCTAACATATATGCCTCAGCGGGTAGATGGGGCGATGTGGTTAAAGTGAGAAGGATGATGCAGAAGAGTGGGGTGAAAAAGGAGCCCGCATGTAGTTGGGTGGATATTGAGAACAAGGTCCATATGTTTGTGGCTAATGATGATTCTCATCCACATGGAAAAGAAATCCGAAAGATGTGGGAAGAAGTCAGTGCAAAGATCAAGGAGATGGGTTATGTTCCAGACACTAGCCATGTGCTTTTTCTTTGCGGACGAACAAGAGAGGGAATCGAGATTGCAACACCATAGTGAGAAGCTTGCTCTGGCATTTGCAATTCTAAGTACACCCCCTGGATCTACCATCCGGATCAAGAAGAACATCAGAGTTTGTGGTGATTGTCACTCAGCATTTAAGTTGGCATCTAAGGTGTTGGATAGAGAAATCATCCTTAGAGATACCAATAGATTTCATCATTTCCATGATGGCTCCTGTTCTTGTGGGGACTATTGGTAATGCAAGCTAGAATGCATAACCCTATAAGGTTGACTGGTTATTAGTGATTCTATTGCTTACTTACCTGCTGCTTTCATCGGCCATAAATTCGAATCAATGGCTTCGCCTGCTTGGCGCGCCCCAAGCAGGTGTTTTGCCCTGCAATAGTTGTAATGAAGGGTCTGGGGAGTTGGTGGAATAAGAGAGCCCCCTTAGGCAGCTCCAAAAAAGAAGGTCGGCATGTGGAAATGTTGGATTTTTAAGGACCAAGGCTATGGTGAATCTTGGAAAGCCAGAGAGTAGAGTTTTTGCGATTGTGGTAATCAATCAGCCCACCAACTATTTATTGAGCTTTGTGATATGGCAGCAAAGAAAAGGATTATCAGCCTGGTTGCATGGTATGTTGATTGTCATCTTGGATCAAGCGATAGTCCATTTTGCATCAATATCTAAgggattctttggtttgggccGATGAAGCTTCAACAGGAAACACACAAGGTTAGGATGGTATCCCGATTGATGGTTTGCATGCTCATTGCagatacaaaagttatagcttGTGCATGCTCATACCGAACTTAGATTTTATACGTCTGGATTGACTTGAATCTCAGTTGAGAGCCTattcttttgttaatttttgttcACTCAGACAAGGCGATCAAGTGGTGAAGCTTGATATGAAGCAGAAGACGATTCTCATGCTAGAAAAGCATGGTCTTTTCTATCAAAGGCATGAATCAATCCAAAGGAAATCATAAGTGAAGATTGGGTTGAAAGCGGATAACAAGGAAGCAAGGAGCAACCTTCTGAGGTTGG
The sequence above is drawn from the Rhodamnia argentea isolate NSW1041297 chromosome 9, ASM2092103v1, whole genome shotgun sequence genome and encodes:
- the LOC125316700 gene encoding LOW QUALITY PROTEIN: pentatricopeptide repeat-containing protein At3g24000, mitochondrial-like (The sequence of the model RefSeq protein was modified relative to this genomic sequence to represent the inferred CDS: inserted 2 bases in 2 codons; deleted 3 bases in 3 codons); this translates as MFPRCVLCLLVMKMQTWCRKTVSFACNKYVIAGSVVSRPVTSSATHAAVSDPDASEPESSNEPCVIQSKDLLRRSSGPGTGLHVLDLFDRGMLQPDRALYNSMLRRCTQLKKLKEGKLVSAHVLKSIFKHDRLLHNTILNMYAKCGLMDEARQLFDEMPVRDVVTWTTMITGYSQNNQSDGAVALFPQMLWMGLQPNEFTLSSLLKALGFWPSDECGRQLHAYCLKYGYCSNLYVGSALVDMYVRHDRIDKAQSIFCLLVNKNEVSWNALIAGYARKGEGERALFMLQEMLRAGFEPTHFTYSSAFGALSATGSLEQGKWVHAHMIKSGGQLIEFVGNALLDMYAKSGSIEDAEKVFXRLLRQDLVSWNSLLTGYAKHGRGRECVSKFEEMRRIGIQPNNITFLCVLNACSHAGLLDEGQYYFHLMKKYNVEARIVHHVTIVDLLGRAGLLDRAKKFIEEMPIEPTAEIWXALLGACRMHKDMKLGAYAAERVFELNPNDSGPLVLLSNIYASAGRWGDVVKVRRMMQKSGVKKEPACSWVDIENKVHMFVANDDSHPHGKEIRKMWEEVSAKIKEMGYVPDTSHVLFFADEQERESRLQHHSEKLALAFAILSTPPGSTIRIKKNIRVCGDCHSAFKLASKVLDREIILRDTNRFHHFHDGSCSCGDYW